AGTTGCCCCACTCATCTACAGGGCACCATCTGACTATGGAAGTGTCCTCTTCACTCAGCTAGGtactggttttgctgtttatcTAGACGTATAGGGATCTGAAGGATCGCATCCAGCTGACAGCGTATAAATGCAAGGTGGAGCGAGGCTCTGCAGACGAAGAGAAGATAAACAGCATTCTCAACAACATGGTAAGAAAGGCCtactttttcttccagagaCTCTCATCAGAAATGGCCGTAGCTCAGGTGTAAGGGCATGGCTGTCCTACATGCTTTTTATCCCTGCTGGGAAGCTAATCTTATGTTTGGGGTTGCATTCAGTGTAGGAATGAAGGGTGAAACTGATGGAAGTAGCACCTCTGGACATAGTTGTCCTTGTCAGGGATTGGGAGTCGCTAACTTGGCCCCTGAGGAATCTGTGTTCAGCACTGATGTTAGTCATGTCTCGTTCTCTCTTGTAGCAAATCCGATGGAAGAACTGAGCACCTGGGAAGCAGCCTGCTTGGCTGTTGCCTTGCCAATGAAAGAGGAAACTGCAAAACCCAGTCCAGTGCCGACAGAGCAACTGTTACTACTCATTGCATGATCAACGTTCACCAGTGACAGTGGGTGCCCGTGGCTTGTGGGACAGTGATATTCAGGCTGGTTGAAAGCAGCTGCTCCAATGTAGCCAGCAAAACCATGGTACTGATCCACCAGGGTTGATTCTTTTTGGAATCTGATTCTCTTTGACTTGGCTGTAAGCCAGGCATCACTTTTGTTTACAGAGGGCCGTTGCTGGGCACAGGAAGGTTACGTTTGCCCTGGGTGGTGGCTGGGCCTATTCTCGCAAGAGGAACAGGTCTGTCACACTTATGGGTCTCTTCACCAGACAGTGCTGACCAGTCCCTGTAACACTCAAGCTGGCTTGGGCATCACCAGTCATGGCTGCGGCTGGAGGGAAGCCCACTGGACTGTGTTCTCCCTACATCAAAGGGTGTGTTGGGGGAAAGGACCAGCTGCACCACagagctctctttttttttggttggcaTGTTCTGGCTCACCCTGGGAAAAGAGGTGGTGTATGAACTCCTGCAGAGAGCCAGGACAGCAGCCTCTGCCAGTATCCTTGTGCTGGCAGTCTGCAGGTCTGGGAAGATCCCTTTATCAGGGAAGAACAGGCACCCAGTGTGGAGCTGGTCAGAGCCCTGCTGGGTTGGATGGAGAGCAAGGACGGACCCCTCTCAGTTGGAACAAACTTGCTGGCCCCAGCAGCAATTTTCTCTTGAGAGTGTTATGCCAGGAAGGATTGAATTGCACTTTCTCAGAAACACAAGTCCTCAAGCAACTGCTGGCTTCATCCTTCCAGACCTCACTTCAATTCCTTAAATAAAGCTGTCTCTTTCTCCTTGGGCTGtttatttccttccctcacTGAGCACTTTGTCACTTTGTGTGCTAATCCTGAGCAATTTATCACACCTCCCACAAAGTGAGTATGCAGGGTGTTTTCTCATGTCCTGAAAAGCACAGTGCGTGTCACCATGGAGTGGCTTTGCTTGCAGCCGTACATTACTTCACACCTTCAATGCCATCAGCACAGATGAATTAATTGTAATGTTGTAGGAGAGTTTGCTGCCGCAGGGGTGGTCACGCAAAGGTGAAGGTTACATGTGGTGATGGAGCAGTCTGAGGGCAGGTTGGGGttccagcctccctgctgcaCTGTGCTCTCAGGGGTTTTTCTGttggtgtgtgtgggttttttcttgttagtttgtttggagtttttgtttgttgtttttcctcacaGAATCTTTtaggttagaagggacctcttgatcatctagtccaatcctgttcaagcagggtcacctggAACAGGCAGACCAGGACTGTGTCTGTTTGGGTTTTCAGTATCTCCACAGCTGGAGATgactcagcttctctgggcaacctgttcctgAATTTGACGACCTTCACAATAAAAAggtgttttattgttttcagaTAGACTctcatgtttcagtttgtgcctgcTGCCTCTTGTTGTCAGTGAGTACTGCTGGAAAGAGTCTGGGtcccttttcttcatttgcacTCATTGGATACTTAATTGATAGGTCCCCCCTGAGCCTTCTACAGGTTGGAGATGCTCCAGTATCCATGTTTCCAACAGGTGCCCTAAGAGTCTGGGTGAATGCTCCCCAGCCTGGGCCTGGAAGTGGGACTGCACTTAAGTGGACTTTTAACTgcgtttttttttaatagcacttCAGGTGGAACTCactaaataatgtttttctgccaaaaatatTACAGGTATGGGAACTCCACCTTTTTATTGGGAAGCAGAGGGTGCTGttgtaaaaaatatctttttttggTTGGAAATCCACCATTCACCAAACTTTAATTTagttgtttgcttttatttaccAGTCCCATCTGGGTGTAGTGGAGACATTAACCCTGTTCTTTGAATGCTGGCTAGTTTAAGGCCTGGTTTAGTTTAGTCCCCCTCATTTTTGCGGCTCTTCCAAACACTCCTTGTCATTTGCCAAGAGCGTGGCCGGTGCCTGATAGTCCAGATGGTTAAATATTCACCCAACAGAGAAAACATCTCCCCAAATGAGTGGCAGTGCTGAAATGGAGATGTCCCTCTCCTTATTTCATGGCTGCAGGGTCAGTCATAGCAGCCGAGCTTCTTGCAGGGCTCTGAATACCCAGCTAGCAAAGGAGATCAGCATGCAGCATTACAGCAACTGTTTGCTTGCAAACTGTCAACTGCCCTGTAAACTCATACAAAACACGACAAGTGGGGAGGGTGGTCCTCCAGGGAGATGCTTGGGACAACAAAATCCTCTTTCTAATCATCTcagggcagagaggaagcaggGATTATTAAATGGCTTTTTATAGGTCTTGAAACCTTGCCAGATCCCAAGGTTCGGCTGTTTCAGCTAAAGGCTTTAAAGCAGCCTTGTGAACTGGGGCCAGGCAGCTGAGCGCTCTGCATGTTTGCTCCTGGCAGAGAGGCTGCCTGCTGCgtggagctctgctgctgtccttTGCCATGCGGGAACAGTGATGGGCAGTGACCAAAGTCCTTCTGTGCCAGTTTGGGCAGGCAGCCAGCGGTCTCAGCCTGGGAGCAGCGATTTGTGTTCCACTTGCATGTGGCAGAGCACAGGTAACCACGCTGCCAGTGCCCAGAGGTGCTGGTCAGTCACCTGTGCTGGTTCTGTGGGCATTTGAGTCCCTCTCTCCTTGCTGTCACAGCAGACCTGCAGAAGCAGGGGCTCACATGCTTTTATGATGATGCTCAGCTGGTGGCCTGTGTGGACATTGTgttcctctgctgcctcctgtcGCACGTGCCATCTGTCTGCTCAGTCGTTCAGCCTGTCAGTCGTGAAACCCTGTGTTGTGTACAGCCTCGTCAACGCCATCCCTCTCCTCAGGTAAAGCGGACCACATCACTTCAGAGCCTGGTCATGCTGCTGTTGTTTAGGACCTCACGAGACAAGCACAGAGTAGATGCTCTGGCCAAGCCAGAGCCATGCAGGAGCACAGCTCTTATTGCCCCTCACGATTTTATTGTGAAATGTCATTGCAAACCTTGTCACGGTTGATCACTTCCCCAACTCCTCAACTGCTGGAGTCACAGGTACAGTTTAGAGTTTCAGCTTCCTGTTTGTCTAGAGGAAGTGGTAGACTTCTTAGCTATAAACCTGAAAACATGATTAAAAGGAATCAAGGGAGCTCCAGATCAAACGCAATGCTGGCATTGAAAGCCCACTCCTGCCAGCACCTCAGATTATCACTGCAAGATAACCTGTCGTGAGACAGCGCAGGAAACAAGGTGCAAAGAAGCAGCCTGCAGTCTCCATGGTCGAAAAAGCAAACCCAGTGCATCAGGTTTCACTTTAAGCTGTTGCCGTAACTCTCCCAAGGGCTCTGAGTGGAGGTGTATGACCTGTACCCCCTGCTCCTGAGCCCTGGGCATGCCCAGCCCCTGTGGTCAGGCCAGTCCTGGCCATCTGCTGAGGTGACCAGTGAGGGGCCAAACATGATGCTGCTCCTCATGCCGTGGGTGAGGCTGTTTACTAGTAAAAGGTTCACAGATCCTGCAAAGGATAactgcttcctcctccttacCAGCTGAATCTAGTTTCTCCCCCATCAGCTAAATCTGGGTGATGCTGGCTGTTGACTGATGGGCTGAGGGATGACAGACAAGTAGTGGGGATCTAtctgaggagaggaggaggagaagaagaagaggagacctTGCTTGAGGGAATGTGCCTGCAATGGGGAGGGACCTGGACCTCAACGTGTTCCTGCACGACTGCATATGTGGTATGGCCTGTGTGCATTGGGGGAGAAAGTGCAAGTGATGACTTTTACACTgcaccttttttcttcattcttttttttctttaaaaagaccACTACATGGCAAAATTAAGAACCCTGCTGCAGCCATCTCTCCACTGACAGTGTTAACACCCGTGGATTAATTTTAACACAAGGCAATGGGGTTCAATCAAATAGGAAGAACCTTTCTAGCTGGTTAAGATGGCTGTTGGAAAGAAGTCGTTATAAGAAACGTTAATGGGACGAATCCCAGCAACCGTTGATTCAGCCATGGATGGTGCAGTAGGGCATTCCCCATGGCTTCCTCCGGATTTCCTTCACGCAGGACATTAAGACCCCACGGTCCCATCTGTGCTGCGCGCTCATCCCCGGCCACCTGCTCCGCCGCGGCGCAGCCCAGGAGCCTCTGCTCCCTGTCCCGGTGCTGCCCACGCTGGCTGCCCTGCTCCCGGGCTGCACAACTCCTCTGCCACAGTGCCAGCGGGAGGCTGCAGTGCCAAGGCCCCGGCCAGAAGCCCATCGGTGAGTGGGGGGCGGAGGAGACAGTCCCAGGGCACTGCAAgcccctgctgctgtgcaggcaACCTGCCCCTGCACTGCCCAAGCTAAAAGCTCTTTTTTCGTTTAAACTTGGTGGCACTTCTTCTGAGGAGTCACGCTCGATGGTTTCCCTGGCTGTATGATTCAAGGCTGGGTCTGGGCTGGCCATAAATTTGTTAGTTAGGAGTGCAGCATGAGGGAAAAAACCCTCCGAGAGAAATTCTGCCCCTGCACAGCTAAAGCTGCAGTGGAAGTAACGTGCATGGAAGGGTATAGTCACGCATGAGAAGTGGGTGGGCAAAATGAGGcgctaccctgtttccccgaaaataagacaggatCTTATagtaatttttgctccaaaagatgcttacctTTTTATGTGCATAGCTGCTTGGACgttatttaaatttacttttttaacaaattgtgagtagggcttatatttcgagcattctcaaaaatcctgaaaaatcatgctagggcttattttcggggtAGGTCTTGTTTTCAGCAAAACAGGCTATGTGTCTCCTCCACCAATTTCTCTGCTTAGAGCCCAGGGGTTGCCCTTTCTTTCAAGAGCACTGCTGTTCATGGACCTGCCACCCATCTCTAGAGCTACCATTTCCCTGCATGAAACAATAGTACTCTGAGGTTAAATCAGTGAGCAGGAGCTGAGATACGCTTTCTGAGCAAGAACATggcccaaaatatttttcttttccctcaggTTCAACTTCTATTTCCATGGCTGTGCTGTTCCTATTGCTGGCTGCTAGCCCCATCCACCGCAATTTCATTACACATTTCTGCGTGCACTTGTAATTCTCATGTTGCTGAACACTCTTAAAGCAGCTACAGTGCTCGTCATGCCATGATGGCAACATGGTTCTATGACTTTACATGCAGCCTGTAAAAGAGTGCTGTTTACTCAGTGAGAATGACCTACAGAAAATACAAGCTATACGAGACTTGTTACTATTAACTTCAGTATCCCTCACCTAAAATGATCCTAGATTAGAGGTTTCAAATAAACCAGCTCTGACTGATCGCCAGTGCAATTCTTCACAGGAGTGTGAGATAAGAATATCTCTTCACATCTGTATGCACACTGGTAATTaacatttgattttgtttgtccTGCAGGGAAAATAAGAGTCGATGCTGAATGGCTGGTGGCCTTTTTCTACACAGCCATGAACAGCAGCCTGTGGCAGGGTCTGCCTCACCAGAAGGCACTGGAATTACTCTTTGACCTCTGTTTTCCCGAATGCTGCCCCATCTGTGCAGAGCAGAAAACTTCCTGCCCACAGTTTATGTGCAAGAATTTTGTCAGCAAAGGTTTTGCCTCTTCAGTGACTCAAGAGGAGTAAGTAAAGGGTTAAATGCTGAGGTACTGCTTGTCCAGGCTTCCTCTTTGCTCTGAAACTTGCCTCATCCCACAGCCAAAGCATGGGCTGTCTTGCTGGGTTGGAAGGTGCTGAACTGCGTGTTGCCCTTAAGACCACGCACCTGCCAGAGAAGATTGCCTTACATGATGTATTAGCAATAAAAGACTTGGACTATTATCCCTGCATTATTTTGTCCCTGGTTCCTGTTTGGCTAGTTGTCAGGGTTGTCTGAAGCCACTGATCAGGACCGGGGCACTgggtgaagaaaaataaattcctatGGGAATATCTAGAAAGGACAGTTCTTACAGGTAATGAACTTATGGCAGATCCTGGACTAGACTGTTGGGGATGTTAAGTCAGGGAAATAGTGCTTGAGGGAGAGGAGTCCTGCTTGTGTAGGGTTTTTCTAGAGCTATTAGGCTCAGTTTTGCTCTGCATGGCAAAGTAATGCCTGAAACACTTCAGATTCAAGTCTCTGAGTCTGATTGTTTCTCAGAGACCCAAGAAACAGACTCATAGTCAGACACTGAAGAAAACCATTATTTGTTAAATTATTAACAAGCTGCTTTGGACTGTTATTGCCCATAAATGTTTCTACttgttttctctggttttccCCTGGTTTGACCTGACAGCTGCACGAATGAGAGAGTCTCCCTTTAGCCAGCTGCTAGAATAAAGTGAGTTTGTCCAGTGCCATCTTGCTCTACTGCACCAAGCATCCTCTGGAGACTGGCCTACAAAGCAATGTGGGCTAGTCAGCACCAAGACATCTCTTGCTTCAGCTGTAGTGGAGCCTGGTGTGACAATAGATGATGAGTCTCTGTtctccacagctgcttctgacaCTTTCTCAGAAACTCCAGAGGAAACTGCTGACTATGATTCTAAATCCACATAAACTACAACGAAGCCCAAGgcaaaatgctttgctgagGTCTCATCCCAGCTCCACCATGGGACTGAGTGGTGCAAAAACCAGCACTGTTCACTCCTGGactgtttaaaatattccagCCAACAACCCTATGCACACATTTGCTTCTACAAGTTTTACTCTCTAGACTTGCTCAGCAAGCTTGTTTCTTCCTGACTGCCTGagtcttgctttattttattctgaatttggTTATTACATAGTCATCTTGGCCTACGAACTGCTTCAGTTTCACTGGGTTTCTGTTGCAGTCTCAATAGAAACTGAATTACAAACCTGAATCACAGTTATTTCACAATGGCTACAGCTTTGGCATAAAGAACTAAACAGGATTGGAGGATTGGGCCCagggattttttgtttatttgtgtgttttggttttgtttttacatggAGGATCTTGAGGATGCTGTTGATGCCAGACAAAATACTAATGACTTAGTTGTGAGCACTCTTTTTGTTGAGCCATGCTTTAATCAGCACTTGTTCACACTTCCTTGCTGGTGGTGATGCACTCCACCACACCACAGACTACATGATACTTCTTTCAAGGAAAAAGGAGGTAGATGGATATTCTGCCTGAATCCACCCAGgacaaagcattttttatttcttaaatactCTAGTTTGGCTTACAGTATTTTCTTGTACTTCCTGCCGTCATCTATCGTATTTCAGTACTGTTTATTATGATAAACCACGGCCTGGGTTTGCCtcacaggaaataatttccGTGGTGAGGCCAGGGATTAGTTGTGCATGTTGTAACTAGGCCCCTCACTTAATTATGGTTGCTGACAGCAGCTGGCACCACACCTGTATACCAGTTATTGTATATGCCATTTATCTTATGTCTGGGCTTTACAGTGAGCCCAGTCTGCAGACACCAAAGCCTGGGAGGAATCTATTCACTTGGGTTGCAGGGAAGTTGTTATCAATCACTGGTAATTAAAATACGTCTAAAAAATGTCTATGATtgttttttggtctttttaatCAACTGTGAAGCAGAAGTGAAAGACAGACAGTGGTACAGTCTGATTTATAGCTTCTGCTTCACTTAGTTCCTGGAAGCAAATTAAGCATTGCAGAAAAGAGCCAATGTGGGGATGTGTTTCTGCTTCATTTAGTTCACAATGTGGGGATGTGTTTGCTGTCATCAAATAGCTAAAGTTGCAATGGCCTCTTCTCTAATCAGGAGAAGGTGGGACTGTGCCTTCTTGGACAAACTTCAAGGTAGTAAGGGTAtattctgctgtccctgccggGCTTCTTACAAAGGTGGAAGTGCTGTGTGAATCTCTAATCCTGCCTCTGGGCGCCCTGTGATATAGGGAGAGTGTCTGCTTCTACCTCAGTCTGGGCTCGTTGCAAAGGAGGAACTGTACTGTAGGGCTGGAGACCTGCTTCTTGGACAAACTCTGAGAACGTGAGAGcatctgctttctttcctgATGGGGACTTTCGCTCCAGGAAGAGACCCATGTTGTCTCTGTATGGGAGGGCAATGGATCTGTTGAAGAGAGGCTCCTCAATTCCCAGCAACTCTCGCACATGTTGTGAGATCTCCTGAAATAGAAGACAAAATACCAGAAATTCTCATTTCACAGGACAATAGCTAACACCATTCATTCTGTGTCAGAGcagtaggaaaaataattgaatttctGAATTTTGGAACAGTTTCACACTTGAAGCTGCAACCTGAGAGGGACCTGAAGCCATGAACCCCGTGTGATGTTGTAAAAGCAGAGCAGACTGCTCATTCTCCAGATCTACTGTGCAGGATGGCATCACATCTGGTCTCTTAGTGGCACAAATAACTCTGCTTTCATCTTTGCATTTGCAGAACAAACAAGTTACGGGTGAATGAGCTGGAATCTATTCTGCCTAATGCAAAAACATTGCTGTTTCCTAAGGTATATTGTCAACCACAGAGTCTACACACAGAAGATGTAAAAAACTAATTAAACCAGTAAGCCATATTTCTCATTAAGAAAACGATGGGTGACTGGCTGTCTGAGCCAGCTGGACTTGGAACTGTCAGTGAACAGAGCCTTGCCATTGTTTTTGAAGTCACTTCTGAGAATGTAACCTTCTGATTTGACTGAAGCTTCAAAATACAATTCAGGAAGTTTTACTGATCTTTCACAGCATTTGCTCAAAACCTTCTCCCAACTCTGGCTTGACTCTCAAGAGCAGTACCCTGCTTTGTGTGATATCAAAAGAACACCAGACTAGTATCTTCAGTGgttttgatatttaaaatacCAGCTCAGTGgaattaaaagcagcagtaacTTCACTTGTCCATGCTACGTAGCTTCCACATAATTTACCGTGTAGTTCTCTGCAAAACTGCCACTTCCTTTAAATTGCAAAAAGTTTCTCTCTCAATGAGCTGATGCTATCACATTTATTTCTATAGTAACTATCTCGGTTTCGACTGTTTGCTGCCTTTTGTTGATATTTCGTGTTGGGAAGCTAATGTGCTCAGGATTATGGCCTTAACTTTGCACCTGCTCTAGTACACACTTCCTGAAAGAACCAAAGGGCCTCATCCTGCTCAGAGCTCTGCACGCTTGGATTCTATCAGAGTAAAGGTCTCTAAATCACAAAAAACTGACAGGATAGGGCATGATCTTCAAGGATATCTAGGTTCCTCTGAAGTCTGTGAGATGTTCCAAATTCACTTGCAAGCTTTGGGAAACATTACAGACAGTCTCATTTCCGAACTGGCTGCAGCATGCTGGCTATCGCTTATCTTAGCCCTGAGGAATTTCAGTTTCTCCAGAAGGAAGAATGGGTTATGGGTGATATGTCTAACCCATGGCTTAGTGTTTCTCAGCAGTTAAACTACCACCATACATAATCTCTTTATCCCAATGTGAGGTTGAGGCTCAGCCAGCCTATAAAATTCTTGCCACGTTTGGTAAGTGCAAATGACTATAAAGGCTGTATCTTGCTTGTATTAGAAATACTTTTGAAAGGTCTGAAAAACTAAGCATTGTAATTTGATGCTTTCTCCTCCAACCAACAGGTGAAGTCATGGCACTTGCAATGTTTTTGGTGGcatattttgtttcaaacaaaCAGTTAAGATTGTGCAGCCAAACAGAACTGTAGTGAAATTGCTTTTTGGCACTCTGGAATAAAAACGAACAGTGCCCATACTCTAGCCATTGGAGCataaagatttttctcattttcctggtTATCTGAACTTCTACTTTGTGTCCTCTAGGGAAAGCAACTTTAAATCATGAtatgaaacaaattatttgacTCCGTAAATGCAGCCCCATGTCTCTCTGTGATTTCCATTAAGGAGGGGAAGTCAActtgcttattttctgaagctttgGAAGGCCAGACTTCAGTCTAGTTAGCTTAACTGTCAGTGTTTGTTAAAGAAAAGATGTaggtttgaaaggaaaatgacCACACaattaaatgtttataaaatgaggaagagacagaaatgctgtttgtgtTCAGCAAAGTGTGAAACAAGGAAGTAATAAAGAGttgccaggctgctgcttgAGATTGGTGGCTCAACTGCTGCAGACTAAACCTgactagatttttaaaagttctgcaAACCAGTAAGGGGAAAATGACTGTAAAGAAAATTACCGAAAAGAAATTCTGAGGGATATCTAAGAAAGGTGTACGCATCTCACTAAGCAATTTCATGGGGCACGAGGAGCAACGAGGCTTAAAGAAAGGCCAAGCACTTCTGATGCACTCATGGTGTCCCAGAGATGAAGCCCACAATCTCCAGCTGGCTAAGGATTTATACCTGAAAACACTCAAGAAATCTAAGTGTTTGGCTGAACAAATCTGGTTGCTGAGCTTCAGGCTCCCTCTTTGAACAAGCAATCCGCCTGGGCGGATGGGCTCCAGGCCAGCTTGCTTGCAGGCAGCCAGGGGCCGAGCTGGGCTCCGAGGGGCTGAGGAGGGGGCTCCGGGACCCGCAGCGCCCGCACCTGCATGTGGCCGAAGTCCGTGACGCCCATGGCGGGCAGGTTGGAGCAGTTGGCGTGGATGAGGCGGCGGCCGGTGATGCCGTTGGCCCTGAAGCAttcctgggcagggaagaggcAGGCAAGCTGGGTGGGCTGCAGGTCGCCCTCGGCCGccaccgcccgcccgcccctcacacacacacggaGTTCATGGCCACCGGTTCGGGCGGCGCTGAAGGCGGGGGGTTCCCGCCCGGGCCGGCAGCCCCGCACCTCGTACTGCGGGAAGCCGAGCTGCACCACCCACTCGGCCACCTCCTCGGCGCTCCAGGCCAGGAAGGGGCGGCCGGACCGCGGATCCCCCGTTCCCTCGTGCTCGACCTCCGGCCCCTCGGCCGCGTCCGGCTCCGCGGGCTCCGCGTCCGGCTCCATGGGAGCCGTCCCCGGGCGGCCACGGTAACGCGTCCTTTCGGGCCCCCGTTCCCATGGCAACCTCCACTTCCGGGAGGTGTACCCCGCTTTCCTTTCCGCCACGCCCTCCATGCTGTCAGCCTGCGACCTGCGCATGGTGGCTCTGCAGAACTACTCTTTGCTTGGCTGCGTTTCGGTGGGGGAGGCTGAGGGATGAGCACCGAGGCACCACCCTCTCCCCTCCGCCTGGCTCGCACGCACCCGCTCGCTCCCGCCGCCCCTTCCCTCGGGTGTTTCCgccggcggcggccgcagcGCTTCGGCCCCGCTCGGCTCTTTCCGCCGCGCCGGGCTGCCGCCCTCGGCTCCGCGCGCGCCGGCCGCCCGCTCAGCTCTGCCCATGTCGGGCGCGttggccgccgccgccggctccCGCTTCGAGCCCCCGGCTGCCAGCGCGCCgggcggccgccccgcgccccgggaCCCCTCAGGTACGGGCTtggcaggggagggggcagccGGGCCGGCCGCGGCGGGTAGCGGGAGCGGCTCCCCGTCTGCGCGCTTCCCGCCCGGCGGCGGAGAGCGCTCGCAGCCCGGCCGGCGTCCCTGAGGAGAAgcccccggcggcggggcgggctgCCGGAGGGGCTGCCGGCGGGGAGGCTGCAGGCTCGGGGGCGCGTGTTCTGGCGTTGCCTTCGCAGCCAGGGAGAATGCCGCGAGTCTCCTTTCCGTGGTGGGTTTCCGCGTTCCCCCCGGAGAAGCCTCGTTTCCACGGTGGCATTTGCTTCGGTGACACACGGTACCGCTTGCGGACGGCAGCATCGGGAGTTAGTCCTGCGCGAACCCCGGCCGTACCGCCGGGCTGGCTGCCGGGAGGGCGCCGATGCGACGCCCGGGCGCGCCCTCCCGCAGGCGGGGACACCCGAACCGCCGCTGCCGGCGGGGCGCCGGCAGCTACCGCAGCAGTGCCCCGTGGTTCTTCCCTGAAGTGGAAAAAACGATTGACGGAGACTTATTAGAGACAAGGTGCTCTCCCCGGTGAAGGAAACCCCGTCTGACCGGGAGCCGGGCTGTCCCCGCCACGCGGTTTCTGCCGGGGGCTGGTGCTGTGTGCCCGCGGCTGGAGGTGCCTCCCGGCCCCGAGCTGACCCCGTGAAACGGCCCAGCGGCTGTCAGGTGTATCATCGGAGAGCTGCGAGAGCTGCCACTTGTGCATGCCCGGTTCACTGCCTTAATGCGATcagacagcagggctgtggagCGTGTACTGCAGTCATATGGGGACAGAGCTTTCCCAGAGTTCAGGAGACTCGGGGGAGACCAGGAGCCATTTTTATAGACGAACTGTCATTTCAGCAATGACCTAGGGATTTCCATCTCATCAGTGCCCTGTGGGAACCACTGCCTGATTGCTTTTTCCAGGGCTTTGTCAGCCCAGTTTTACGTGATGAAATTTGGTCTTGTTCTGTCCTTCCAAAGCCAGGATTGGCAGTTCTGGAATAAACCCTGCTTCTGACAGTGGTTTTTCCTTTCCTAGGGTTGAGATGGTTGAAAACCTTTGTTCTGCAAGGTGCTAGGTACAGCTTATAACATGAAAAACTGGTTGGCACAGGTCTTTGTTCCACAACCATGTGACCCTGTCAACATTTGAGTGCTGGCTGTAGTTTTTCATCTTGTCTGCGTATTCTAAAGAccaaaatttatttcactttctctCCATATATTCTGCTTGTTATTAGAAAATGAAGACACAGCCCAAAAGACAGAGCCCGCACATCAGTTGGTTGATTCTTCAGAGTCCAGTACTTCTCAGAGCGggtaggaaaatatttttgtgtattgTAGCCCACATGCATGACAGTCTGTTTGACCCCATGACCTCCTCTGCATAGCAGTTGATTCTGTGCAGGTGAAGAGAAGGGACAGGAGACTGAATTGTCTGCTTTGGAACAGTACATATCAGAATCAGTATAGAAGGGCCTGTTCTTACAGGCTTAAGGTTGTCTTAAAGCTTGTGAAATGATGAAGTGTAGTTCATGGCTCAGCtattcaaatcacagaatcgttcAGCTTGGAAGGAACCCTGCAAAGTTTTGTAGTCTATTATAAGATCTAGTAAACT
Above is a window of Caloenas nicobarica isolate bCalNic1 chromosome 5, bCalNic1.hap1, whole genome shotgun sequence DNA encoding:
- the NOXRED1 gene encoding LOW QUALITY PROTEIN: NADP-dependent oxidoreductase domain-containing protein 1 (The sequence of the model RefSeq protein was modified relative to this genomic sequence to represent the inferred CDS: inserted 1 base in 1 codon; deleted 1 base in 1 codon; substituted 1 base at 1 genomic stop codon), with product MFWLTLGKEVVYELLQRARTAASASWRCSSIHVSNRCPKSLADLQKQGLTCFYDDAQLVACVDIVFLCCLLSHVPSVCSVVQPVSRKPCVVYSLVNAIPLPRAAQLLCHSASGRLQCQGPGQKPIGEWGAEETVXRALQAPAAVQATCPCTAQAKRKIRVDAEWLVAFFYTAMNSSLWQGLPHQKALELLFDLCFPECCPICAEQKTSCPQFMCKNFVSKGFASSVTQEEVFPWFDLTAARMRESPFSQLLEXSEFVQCHLALLHQASSGDWPTKQCGLVSTKTSLASAVVEPGVTIDDESLFSTAASDTFSETPEETADYDSKST